The following are encoded together in the Rhizobium brockwellii genome:
- the repC gene encoding plasmid replication protein RepC — translation MESGYVTTPFGRRPMSLGMLASQQLAETIEPGMKRSKWKLFRAICEARPALGVTDRALTVLDALLTFYPDDEISEEKGLIVFPSNAQLSLRARGMTPATLRRHLAVLVEAGLILRKDSPNGKRYARRDRAGAVGEAFGFSVAPLLARAAEIESLAARTVTDRELLRVTRERLTLCRRDISKLIMTALEEGVSGDWEGISAMFRTLLARIPRVATAEDLVPLLDEMGLLRAEIVNMLERRIKTQKIDANESQIEHHKQNSKPDSIYELEPSFETKQGEKAAADNNPNAGPLEEQRLKQQKPSVGMSNRAGGAADPGAGPGLKSFPLGLVLQACPSILDYGPGGSIGNWRDLMSAAVVVRSMLGVSPSAYEEACSGMGPENAATVIACILERGGHINSPGGYLRDLTRRTERGEFAIGPMLMALARANGPTARQAS, via the coding sequence ATGGAGAGTGGATATGTGACGACGCCCTTTGGGCGGCGGCCGATGTCGCTTGGCATGCTGGCAAGCCAGCAACTGGCCGAGACCATCGAGCCGGGAATGAAACGCAGCAAATGGAAGCTGTTCAGGGCGATCTGCGAAGCACGGCCGGCGCTTGGCGTCACCGATCGGGCGTTGACGGTGCTCGACGCGCTTTTGACCTTCTACCCTGACGACGAAATCTCCGAGGAAAAGGGACTGATTGTCTTCCCGTCGAATGCGCAGCTTTCGTTGCGCGCCCGCGGCATGACGCCGGCAACCCTCAGGCGGCATCTTGCCGTCCTGGTCGAGGCCGGCCTGATCCTGCGCAAGGACAGCCCGAATGGAAAGCGCTATGCGCGCCGCGACAGGGCAGGGGCCGTCGGCGAGGCCTTCGGCTTCAGTGTCGCACCGCTTCTGGCACGTGCTGCCGAGATCGAAAGCCTGGCCGCCCGGACCGTAACCGACCGGGAGCTGTTGCGAGTGACCAGGGAACGCCTGACGCTATGCCGGCGTGACATTTCCAAATTGATCATGACGGCACTCGAAGAAGGGGTTTCCGGTGATTGGGAAGGCATTTCGGCGATGTTTCGAACGCTTCTCGCCCGGATTCCACGCGTGGCGACAGCCGAAGATCTGGTACCGCTGCTCGATGAGATGGGGCTGCTGCGCGCAGAGATCGTCAACATGCTGGAAAGACGGATAAAAACACAAAAAATAGACGCCAATGAGTCTCAAATTGAGCATCACAAACAGAATTCAAAACCCGACTCCATTTATGAACTTGAACCAAGCTTCGAAACGAAGCAGGGCGAAAAGGCAGCGGCCGATAACAACCCGAACGCCGGGCCGCTGGAGGAGCAAAGATTGAAACAGCAAAAGCCTTCCGTCGGGATGAGCAACAGGGCGGGAGGCGCGGCCGATCCGGGCGCCGGACCAGGCCTGAAATCCTTCCCGCTCGGCCTCGTCCTCCAAGCCTGCCCCAGTATTCTCGACTATGGGCCCGGCGGAAGCATCGGCAATTGGCGAGACCTGATGTCGGCTGCCGTCGTCGTGCGCTCGATGCTCGGCGTCAGTCCCTCGGCCTATGAGGAAGCCTGCTCGGGCATGGGGCCGGAAAACGCCGCCACCGTGATCGCCTGCATCCTGGAGAGGGGAGGGCACATCAACTCACCCGGCGGTTATCTCAGAGATCTGACCCGAAGGACCGAAAGAGGCGAGTTTGCAATCGGACCGATGCTGATGGCGCTCGCGCGGGCGAATGGGCCGACGGCGAGGCAGGCGAGTTGA
- a CDS encoding dihydrodipicolinate synthase family protein has translation MTQKFGLSVALATPFDSNGDIAIEAMIEQARRSLAAGCSSVTLFGTTGEGSSIGTQERARILASMLDSGIAAKQIIVGVLVDAAEDAAMQAGHALSKGARNILLAPPSYFKNVSDDGVFQWFSAVFAILGDKARDIIVYNIPSVTMVPLSVSLVGRLRTDFPNVVTGVKDSSGDWPFTEKLLKAHGDLVILVGDERHLAKGVRFGGQGAISGMANFVPREVKLMAEEGKDDPRVEDFVAELLKFPVTAAVKAMVAHLTSDEIWLAVRPPLVSISGEGQAQLALAFDTLFRSKAA, from the coding sequence TTGACACAAAAATTCGGGCTCTCGGTTGCTCTTGCCACGCCGTTCGACAGCAATGGCGATATCGCGATCGAGGCGATGATCGAGCAGGCACGGCGGAGCCTCGCGGCCGGCTGCTCGAGTGTGACTCTGTTCGGGACGACCGGTGAAGGTTCTTCCATCGGCACGCAGGAACGTGCGCGTATTCTCGCTTCCATGCTTGATAGCGGAATAGCAGCAAAGCAGATCATCGTCGGCGTGCTGGTCGACGCGGCCGAGGATGCGGCGATGCAGGCCGGTCATGCGCTTTCCAAGGGAGCCCGCAATATCCTTCTTGCTCCGCCGTCTTATTTCAAGAACGTGAGTGACGACGGTGTCTTCCAGTGGTTTTCGGCTGTCTTCGCCATCCTGGGCGACAAGGCGCGAGACATTATTGTCTACAACATTCCCTCGGTCACCATGGTTCCGTTGAGCGTATCGCTAGTCGGTCGGCTACGGACCGACTTTCCCAATGTCGTTACGGGCGTCAAGGATTCCTCCGGCGACTGGCCTTTTACGGAAAAGCTGCTGAAGGCGCATGGCGATCTCGTCATCCTGGTTGGCGACGAACGTCACCTGGCGAAGGGTGTGCGGTTTGGCGGCCAGGGTGCGATCTCCGGCATGGCGAATTTCGTACCTCGCGAAGTCAAGCTGATGGCGGAAGAAGGCAAGGACGATCCTCGCGTCGAGGATTTCGTGGCCGAACTGCTGAAATTTCCGGTGACCGCCGCTGTGAAAGCGATGGTCGCTCACCTGACGTCGGATGAAATCTGGCTTGCGGTTCGGCCACCACTCGTTTCAATATCCGGCGAAGGGCAGGCGCAACTCGCACTTGCGTTCGACACTCTTTTCCGCTCGAAAGCGGCATAG
- a CDS encoding GntR family transcriptional regulator, translated as MFLGEAMDGTDEQPTLREKAYESFTRHLLARDVRPGQFVSQRRLVELTGLTLGAIRELIPRLEAEGLIKTVPQRGLQIAHIDLNLIREAFQLRVFLEKEAVALFTRSASDETIAKLLKQHRDIADAIRNGDGSHELEVHAQAVDWGMHDAFIDALGNTIISNAYRVNSIKMRLISQDRFRIDGHVGPVMGEHLKVLEAIERRSAEDAVNSLVAHINHARDRALRI; from the coding sequence ATGTTTCTGGGAGAGGCGATGGACGGAACGGACGAGCAGCCGACACTGCGGGAAAAGGCGTATGAGAGTTTCACACGCCACCTTCTTGCGCGTGACGTGCGCCCCGGCCAGTTCGTTTCGCAGCGTCGCCTCGTCGAGTTGACAGGGCTGACGCTTGGTGCCATCCGCGAACTCATCCCGAGGCTCGAAGCCGAAGGGCTGATCAAAACGGTGCCCCAGCGGGGTTTGCAGATCGCTCATATCGACCTGAACCTTATTCGCGAGGCGTTCCAGCTGCGCGTGTTCCTGGAGAAGGAAGCGGTCGCGCTTTTCACCCGCTCCGCATCTGACGAGACGATCGCCAAGCTTTTGAAACAGCATCGGGATATCGCCGACGCCATTCGAAACGGGGATGGATCGCACGAATTGGAGGTTCACGCGCAAGCTGTCGATTGGGGCATGCACGACGCCTTTATCGATGCTTTGGGAAATACCATCATCTCGAACGCCTACCGGGTGAACTCGATCAAGATGCGCCTGATCAGTCAGGACCGTTTTCGTATCGATGGTCACGTCGGACCTGTCATGGGTGAGCACCTCAAGGTGCTCGAGGCGATCGAACGACGATCGGCGGAGGACGCCGTCAACAGCCTTGTCGCACATATCAATCATGCAAGAGATCGTGCGCTCAGGATATAA